TGCAAGACCATCGGCCTCTTCCATATCAagctcttcttctttcattccaTCCGGCAGTTTCCAATCAAAACACAGCAGCAGGTTAGCCAGTGCCAACTCCACGGTAAGGGTCGCCATATTCATCCCAGGGCAAATTCTTCGCCCGCTTCCAAAAGGTATTAACTCGAAGTTCTGTCCTTTATAATCGATATTGCTTCCTATAAACCTCTCGGGAAAGAACTCTTCTGGTTTAGTCCAAGATTGTGGGTCTCGTCCAATGGCCCACATATTAATGTGAAGATGAGTCTTGGGGTTGATATCGTAACCATTGAGCTTAAAAGAGGAGATGGTTTCCCTTGGAAGTAGAAGTGGGACCGGTGGATGCAATCTCAAAGCCTCTTTCACTACCATTTTTAGATACTCAAGTTTTTCCAAGTCCATCTCTTTCACTAAATCTTTCTTTATGCTACTTCTAATCTCGTCTTGGAGCTTCTTCATCACCCTTGGATTCCTAACTAGCTCTGTCATGATCCAAACAATGGTGGTCGCCCCTGTTTCTACCCCCGCTAGAAAAATATCCTAGAAGCACACATAgccaaagaagaaagaaaataaaacatggttatatcaaacgGATAATAAGAAATTATGGGCTTTAACAGTTTGCTATTTTTCAAAAGAGTTTAGGTTACCATGATAAGTGCTTTAACGCAATCTTGGGTAACTTGTAGTACATCAGATTcagagctttccctttccatTCTCAACAAAACATCAACAatgttttcttccttcttacaACTCTTCTTGAAGTTGATACGATCGTCGACTACATGTTGAAAAAAGGCATCCATCTCACCAAAGCTCTTCTCCAGCCTCCCATGAACACCAGTCAACCGATCAATAATCCAACCGAAAGTAGGAATGAAATCGGTCATGGAGAAGCTTCCAATTGCTGCAACTGCTCTCCGGATAACATGTTGAAAGTGTTCATCATCTAATTTTCCCCCGCTGAAGATGCTCCCAAAAGCAACTCTTGTTGTTATATTTGCAGTGAGAGAATATGATTTCTCACTCAGATTGATtgaagctgaagaagaagaggattgAGAGATGGATTTTACAAGGCGCCCCACTTCCTCTTCTCTAATTTCCCAAAAAGATTGAACCCGTCGAGCAGTGAAGAGCTCGTGCATACAAATCTTCCGAAGTTCCCTCCAACGTTCACCGTAGGGGGAGAGATTTAGGTCCAAGAAGTTGTATGAAAATCTTCCACTACCCGTTAAGCGAGGGCGGCTGCAAGAAGCAAGATCATGGAACTTAAACAACTCTCTTGCAGCGGCGGCAGAGGAGATTACGATGGTTGGGACAGAGCCCAATTGGAGGAGCATGACGGGgccatatttttttgaaagctgagagagagagcgatGGGGGAGGGAGCCAATGAGGTGCAGATGGCCCAACAAAGGAAGCTTTGGAGGGGTTGGAGGAAGAAGCTTGTTGTTGGGTTTTGAGTGTTTTCTTATGGTTTTAAGAAGCAATagagaagaacagaggaaaAGCAGAGGAACCCAGATGATAAGATTATTAGACATCATTGTATCAACGTTAAGCATTTCCAATCTATACTATGAGATATAAAGAGTAGAATGTGGAAGGAGTAATATTTGTATGTAAGGTGATTGAGCTATTTTGGGTGACAGAGACTGTAATAATTGTTGTTTTACAATAACATATGGATTTGTATTGAGAGGGATGGCTTCAAAATTGTATACACATTTTATGGAAGCATTTCTGTTGCCCTTTTCAGAATTGGTCCATTGTAATGCAAATATTCTGTCCACTATATTCCTAAAGATTCCAACgttaagcatttttttttttttttaatgtcttaTGTTTAAGACCTGTGATGTTAaactttttagattttaggttTAGAACCAACTCCGAATAATATTATCAAGGAACTAAAACACTAAACGAGCTCTTAGGAATTAGTAATAGTACTTCTTTAAAacatttccaaaaaaaaaaaaaaaaaaaaaaaaaaaaaaaaaaaaaaaaaaaaaaaNNNNNNNNNNNNNNNNNNNNNNNNNNNNNNNNNNNNNNNNNNNNNNNNNNNNNNNNNNNNNNNNNNNNNNNNNNNNNNNNNNNNNNNNNNNNNNNNNNNNNNNNNNNNNNNNNNNNNNNNNNNNNNNNNNNNNNNNNNNNNNNNNNNNNNNNNNNNNNNNNNNNNNNNNNNNNNNNNNNNNNNNNaaaaaaaaaaaaaaaaaaatggaccatggtattcttaaaaaaaaatatcaaaaaataacttaagaaaaaactttaaaatatgttttttttttctagtgaattaactttttaaaatgacCAAGGGCTCCTTTGAAAATTGCTTAAAATGGCGAATGATATCATTAGTAATTGCCAATTTCAATGATgtgttttagaaattaaatgggGAATAAACTATTTTAGAAGTTGGaaattacctaaaaaaaaagtaagaaatagTAGatagggtaaaaaaaaaaaaaaaaaaaaactgttggaacttttttttccttctgaaAAGATGGGtgaaattgtgaaaattttactACCTCTATTTTAAATGGAT
This genomic window from Cucurbita pepo subsp. pepo cultivar mu-cu-16 chromosome LG01, ASM280686v2, whole genome shotgun sequence contains:
- the LOC111802438 gene encoding cytochrome P450 71B9-like, which encodes MLNVDTMMSNNLIIWVPLLFLCSSLLLLKTIRKHSKPNNKLLPPTPPKLPLLGHLHLIGSLPHRSLSQLSKKYGPVMLLQLGSVPTIVISSAAAARELFKFHDLASCSRPRLTGSGRFSYNFLDLNLSPYGERWRELRKICMHELFTARRVQSFWEIREEEVGRLVKSISQSSSSSASINLSEKSYSLTANITTRVAFGSIFSGGKLDDEHFQHVIRRAVAAIGSFSMTDFIPTFGWIIDRLTGVHGRLEKSFGEMDAFFQHVVDDRINFKKSCKKEENIVDVLLRMERESSESDVLQVTQDCVKALIMDIFLAGVETGATTIVWIMTELVRNPRVMKKLQDEIRSSIKKDLVKEMDLEKLEYLKMVVKEALRLHPPVPLLLPRETISSFKLNGYDINPKTHLHINMWAIGRDPQSWTKPEEFFPERFIGSNIDYKGQNFELIPFGSGRRICPGMNMATLTVELALANLLLCFDWKLPDGMKEEELDMEEADGLAAPKKSPLRLIPVLYF